CAGGCCTTCCCGGGGCAGATCGCGGCCATCTCCGCCGTGGGCGAGCCCTACGCCGACATGGGCCGGGTCAGGGTGGTGGCCACACGCAACAACATCACCATCGCGCGGGTGGAATTTGCCTGCGATACCATGAGCCCGGGCGACCTGGTGATGTCCTACTCCGAGCGCACCGTCCCCCAGTATCGCCGCGACGTCGCCTTTGACCGCTTTGCCGTGCCCAATGGCAAGCTCCAGGGCCGCATCGTCATGGCCAGGGATTTCGACACCGTCATGGGCGCCGGACGCAAAGCCTACCTGAACGTTGGTGCCGACCAGGGCGTGAAAATAGGGGATTACTTCCGTGTAGTGCGCGACTACGAGATCTCCAAGATGGAGCCGGTGGACGCCCTCTCCTACAAGGCCACCAACATCGAAGACACGCAGAAAAAGCCCCCAGTGTTCCCATCGTCGCGCTCGGGTGAGCTGCCGCGGCGCTCCCTGGGCGAGGCCATCGTGCTCAGCGTCAGTCCCAAGAGCTCCACCGTGATGTTGACCTACTCCTTGGAAGAGATGCTGGTGGGCGACCACGTAGAGATGGAAGAGCCGCCGCCGCCGCTTCCGCCCCCGGTGGAGAATCCGCCCACCATCGTGTGCAGCGCCGATCCGGCGACGGTACGCGTAGGCGAGAGCTCGCGCATCACCAGTGACGCTTCCAGCCCGGACAACCGCCCGCTGGTTTATTCCTATTCTGCGAGCGCGGGCAGCGTCGCGGGCGAGAACAACACCGCCACGCTGGATACGCGCGGCACCGGCGCCGGGCCCATCAGCGTGAAGTGCACGGCCACCGACGACCGCAACCTCTCCGCCTCGGCCATGACTTCGGTCAACGTGGAGGCTCCGACTCAAGAGAGCCGGATGAGCGAGTGCGGCTTCAACCGGACGGCGCGCGTGGACAACAAATGCAAAGCCATCCTGGATGACGTGGCGCTGCAACTGCAGC
This Terriglobales bacterium DNA region includes the following protein-coding sequences:
- a CDS encoding OmpA family protein, whose product is MKKLALVLMMLAAVALVAQQPAGPAPQMAATNLTQRVASPTVSDVYCSGFITNQLVPETNFVVAGWATPHQTKFADRDYIYMQGGSYADGTLLWVVRHLRDPNHYQAFPGQIAAISAVGEPYADMGRVRVVATRNNITIARVEFACDTMSPGDLVMSYSERTVPQYRRDVAFDRFAVPNGKLQGRIVMARDFDTVMGAGRKAYLNVGADQGVKIGDYFRVVRDYEISKMEPVDALSYKATNIEDTQKKPPVFPSSRSGELPRRSLGEAIVLSVSPKSSTVMLTYSLEEMLVGDHVEMEEPPPPLPPPVENPPTIVCSADPATVRVGESSRITSDASSPDNRPLVYSYSASAGSVAGENNTATLDTRGTGAGPISVKCTATDDRNLSASAMTSVNVEAPTQESRMSECGFNRTARVDNKCKAILDDVALQLQRDPDAKAVVIGQTGPGEAGGERLASQRAANTKAYLTKDKGLDGRRIEVRTGTGGGSKTDVWVVPAGASGPQ